A window of the Lactuca sativa cultivar Salinas chromosome 5, Lsat_Salinas_v11, whole genome shotgun sequence genome harbors these coding sequences:
- the LOC111897265 gene encoding F-box/LRR-repeat protein 13, translating into MKKLEPPKTSKPADGVDLISDMPDAILLLILSRLPSTEEAIRSSILSRRWRNLWTAIPSLDLHDGEKSQFKEFVYWVLVKRSVDLDCFRLSSSHLYSMSTVGRWINAAVTRNVKQLELTFYPKNNEYIQIPHCLVTCGSLEVLKLNSNVCGLRLPKTMGFPSLRVLDLAFVDLLEDADLVKNFLKNCPLLEDLSLSECLIFKFDLLCISCQKLKKLTIINFYVGKYDGVLCGGIKISCPKLVDLELRGYIGHNCFFECLDSLKKALIVPKLEGNNKCVLFPGISSVESLWIDPYFFIECINTAACDPVLPNLKTLVLSTTMDAFTFDNFNQILKYYPKLESLKLVIQQAFRGSDGTEYGWLDEDETWSILSNDVKRVEFFEFNGEKPKVVTEWFEDILDIFFSWGNEARFSNCYW; encoded by the exons ATGAAGAAATTGGAGCCACCAAAGACATCAAAACCCGCAGATGGGGTCGATTTGATCAGTGACATGCCGGATGCTATTCTTCTTTTGATTCTTTCACGTCTTCCATCCACTGAAGAAGCAATTCGAAGCAGCATTTTGTCCAGACGATGGAGGAATTTGTGGACCGCAATTCCTTCTCTAGACTTACACGACGGAGAAAAAAGCCAATTTAAAGAGTTTGTGTATTGGGTTTTAGTAAAGAGATCCGTCGATTTAGATTGTTTTCGTTTGTCTAGTTCGCATCTCTACAGTATGTCGACAGTAGGGCGGTGGATTAATGCTGCCGTTACGAGAAATGTCAAACAACTTGAATTGACGTTTTACCCTAAAAATAATGAATATATACAGATTCCCCATTGTCTTGTGACTTGTGGTTCCTTGGAGGTATTAAAGTTGAATTCAAATGTATGTGGTCTAAGGTTGCCAAAAACAATGGGGTTTCCGTCACTTAGGGTTCTTGATTTGGCGTTTGTTGATTTATTGGAGGACGCCGATTTGGTTAAAAATTTTCTCAAAAATTGCCCATTGCTTGAGGATCTGAGTTTGTCAGAATGCTTGATATTCAAATTCGATCTTCTTTGTATTTCTTGTCAGAAGCTCAAGAAGCTTACCATTATTAACTTCTACGTTGGTAAGTATGATGGTGTCCTTTGTGGTGGCATTAAGATTTCTTGCCCAAAACTGGTTGATTTGGAGTTAAGAGGTTATATAGGCCATAATTGTTTCTTTGAATGTCTAGACTCCTTAAAGAAAGCTTTGATTGTGCCTAAATTGGAGGGGAACAACAAATGTGTGTTGTTTCCTGGAATTTCTAGTGTGGAATCTTTGTGGATTGACCCTTACTTTTTCATTGAG TGCATTAATACTGCTGCATGTGATCCGGTTCTACCTAACCTGAAGACTTTGGTGCTAAGCACAACTATGGATGCCTTCACCTTCGATAACTTCAACcaaattctcaaatattatcccaAACTGGAGTCTCTCAAGTTGGTCATTCAACAG GCTTTTCGTGGGAGTGATGGGACCGAATACGGGTGGTTAGATGAAGATGAAACATGGAGTATCTTGAGTAATGATGTGAAAAGGGTCGAGTTTTTCGAATTCAATGGAGAAAAACCAAAAGTAGTTACAGAGTGGTTTGAAGATATATTGGATATTTTTTTCAGTTGGGGTAATGAAGCAAGGTTCTCTAATTGCTATTGGTGA